Proteins from a genomic interval of Pseudomonas silesiensis:
- a CDS encoding AAA family ATPase: protein MKFEGTQAYVATDDLKLAVNAAITLERPLLVKGEPGTGKTMLAEQLAESFGAKLITWHIKSTTKAHQGLYEYDAVSRLRDSQLGTERVHDVRNYLKKGKLWEAFESEERVILLIDEIDKADIEFPNDLLQELDKMEFYVYEIDETIKAKKRPIIIITSNNEKELPDAFLRRCFFHYIAFPDRVTMQRIVDVHYPNIKKDLVSEALDVFFDVRKVPGLKKKPSTSELVDWLKLLMADNIGEAVLRERDPTKAIPPLAGALVKNEQDVQLLERLAFMSRRGTR from the coding sequence ATGAAGTTCGAAGGCACCCAGGCCTACGTTGCCACCGATGACCTGAAGCTGGCGGTCAATGCCGCCATTACCCTGGAGCGTCCGCTGCTGGTCAAGGGCGAACCGGGCACCGGCAAGACCATGCTCGCCGAGCAACTGGCCGAGTCCTTCGGCGCCAAGCTGATCACCTGGCACATCAAGTCCACCACCAAGGCGCATCAGGGCCTGTACGAGTATGACGCGGTCAGCCGCCTGCGCGATTCGCAGCTGGGCACGGAAAGGGTCCACGACGTTCGCAACTACCTGAAAAAGGGCAAGCTCTGGGAGGCTTTCGAGTCCGAAGAGCGGGTGATCCTGCTGATCGACGAGATCGACAAGGCCGACATCGAGTTCCCGAACGACCTGCTGCAAGAACTCGACAAGATGGAGTTCTACGTTTACGAGATCGACGAGACCATCAAGGCCAAGAAGCGTCCGATCATCATCATTACCTCCAACAACGAAAAAGAGCTGCCGGACGCTTTCCTGCGCCGTTGCTTCTTCCACTACATCGCTTTCCCGGATCGCGTCACGATGCAGCGGATCGTCGACGTGCACTACCCGAACATCAAGAAGGACCTGGTCAGCGAGGCGCTGGATGTGTTCTTCGACGTGCGCAAGGTGCCGGGCCTGAAGAAAAAGCCGTCGACCTCCGAACTGGTGGACTGGCTGAAGCTGCTGATGGCCGACAACATCGGTGAAGCGGTGCTGCGCGAGCGCGATCCGACCAAGGCCATCCCACCGCTGGCCGGTGCCCTGGTGAA
- a CDS encoding DUF748 domain-containing protein yields MKRRYRWPLWMLAGLVVLLVALHFALPYMVRNYLNDKLADMGDYRGQIVDVDLALWRGAYKINGLKIVKVDGKVPVPFVNAPLIDLSVSWHSLWYDHAVVAEVQFIKPEVNFVDGGANKQNSQTGQGTDWRAQLGKLLPITLNEVRINDGKISFRNFNSKPPVNMNATQVDASIYNLTNVADTEGKRDARFEGKAMLLGHAPLETTATFDPLSNFEDFEFRLRARNIELKRMNDFASAYGKFDFNAGHGDVVIEAQAKKAKLTGYIKPLLKDVDVFNWQQDVENKDKGIFRSIWEAIVGGSETVLKNQGKNQFATRVELSGNVHRQDISAFQAFLQILRNGFVQAFNARYERPKPDAG; encoded by the coding sequence ATGAAACGGAGATACCGTTGGCCGCTGTGGATGCTAGCCGGCCTGGTCGTGCTGCTGGTTGCCCTGCATTTCGCCCTGCCCTACATGGTGCGCAACTACCTGAACGACAAGCTGGCGGACATGGGCGACTACCGTGGCCAGATCGTCGATGTAGACCTGGCCCTGTGGCGCGGCGCTTATAAAATCAACGGGCTGAAAATCGTCAAGGTCGACGGCAAGGTCCCGGTGCCCTTCGTCAACGCGCCGCTGATCGACCTCTCCGTCAGTTGGCACTCGCTCTGGTACGACCACGCGGTGGTGGCCGAGGTGCAGTTCATCAAGCCGGAAGTGAACTTCGTCGACGGCGGCGCCAACAAGCAAAACTCCCAGACCGGCCAGGGCACCGACTGGCGGGCGCAACTGGGCAAGTTGCTGCCGATCACCTTGAACGAAGTGCGCATCAACGACGGCAAGATCAGCTTTCGAAATTTCAATTCGAAACCACCCGTCAACATGAACGCCACCCAGGTCGACGCCAGTATCTATAACCTGACGAACGTGGCCGACACCGAAGGAAAACGCGACGCTCGCTTTGAAGGCAAGGCGATGTTGCTGGGACACGCGCCCCTGGAAACCACCGCCACCTTCGACCCGTTGAGCAATTTCGAAGACTTCGAGTTCCGGCTGCGGGCGAGGAACATCGAACTCAAACGCATGAACGACTTCGCTTCAGCCTATGGCAAGTTCGATTTCAACGCCGGTCATGGGGATGTGGTGATCGAGGCGCAGGCCAAAAAGGCAAAATTGACGGGTTACATCAAACCGCTGTTGAAGGATGTGGACGTGTTCAATTGGCAGCAGGACGTCGAGAACAAGGACAAGGGGATTTTCCGTTCCATCTGGGAGGCCATCGTCGGCGGCTCCGAAACCGTACTGAAAAACCAGGGCAAGAACCAGTTTGCAACCCGCGTCGAACTGAGTGGCAATGTGCATCGGCAAGATATCAGCGCGTTCCAGGCGTTTTTACAGATTTTACGCAATGGTTTCGTTCAGGCGTTCAACGCCCGGTATGAACGACCGAAGCCCGATGCGGGTTAA
- a CDS encoding DUF4160 domain-containing protein yields MSTKYRFRDKYRIQLREKDHPPPHVHLTGGGLDVMLSLETVEVLVGQAPPLIIKEALEWVRAHQVQLLEDWKRCYP; encoded by the coding sequence ATGTCTACTAAATATCGATTTCGCGATAAGTACCGCATCCAGTTGCGCGAGAAGGATCATCCGCCTCCCCATGTCCACCTTACCGGTGGCGGGCTGGATGTGATGTTGAGCCTGGAAACCGTCGAAGTGTTGGTGGGCCAGGCGCCGCCGCTGATCATCAAGGAAGCGCTGGAGTGGGTAAGGGCTCATCAAGTGCAATTGTTGGAGGACTGGAAACGATGTTACCCATGA
- the cysK gene encoding cysteine synthase A, with the protein MSRIFADNAHSIGNTPLVQINRIAPRGVTILAKTEGRNPGYSVKCRIGANMIWDAESSGKLKAGMTIVEPTSGNTGIGLAFVAAARGYKLMLTMPASMSIERRKVLKALGAELVLTEPAKGMKGAIEKAAEIVASAPSNYFMPAQFDNPANPAIHEKTTGPEIWNDTDGAVDVLVAGVGTGGTITGVSRYIKNTQSKPIISVAVEPVSSPVITQALAGEEIKPSPHKIQGIGAGFVPKNLDLSMVDRVELVSDEESKAMALRLMQEEGILCGISSGAAMAVAVRLAETPEMQGKTIVVILPDSGERYLSSMLFSDLFTEQETQQ; encoded by the coding sequence ATGAGCCGTATTTTCGCTGACAACGCCCATTCCATCGGCAATACGCCGCTGGTGCAGATCAACCGCATCGCCCCGCGCGGCGTGACCATCCTGGCCAAGACCGAGGGGCGCAACCCTGGTTATTCGGTCAAGTGCCGGATCGGCGCGAACATGATCTGGGACGCCGAAAGCTCCGGCAAACTCAAAGCGGGCATGACCATCGTCGAGCCGACGTCGGGCAATACCGGTATCGGGCTAGCGTTTGTTGCCGCGGCGCGTGGTTACAAGTTGATGCTGACCATGCCGGCCTCCATGAGTATCGAGCGACGCAAAGTGCTCAAGGCCCTCGGCGCAGAGCTGGTCTTGACTGAACCGGCCAAGGGCATGAAGGGTGCGATCGAGAAAGCAGCTGAAATTGTTGCCAGCGCCCCGTCCAACTATTTCATGCCCGCGCAGTTCGACAACCCGGCCAACCCGGCCATTCACGAGAAAACCACTGGCCCGGAAATCTGGAACGATACCGATGGTGCGGTCGATGTATTGGTGGCTGGCGTTGGAACAGGTGGAACCATTACCGGGGTTTCGCGGTATATCAAGAATACCCAGAGCAAACCGATCATTTCGGTGGCCGTGGAGCCGGTGTCATCGCCGGTCATCACCCAGGCCCTGGCCGGGGAGGAGATCAAACCAAGCCCGCACAAGATCCAGGGTATCGGGGCCGGGTTCGTGCCGAAAAATCTGGACCTGTCGATGGTCGATCGGGTCGAGCTGGTCAGCGATGAAGAGTCCAAGGCCATGGCCCTGCGTTTGATGCAGGAAGAAGGGATTTTGTGCGGGATCTCCTCTGGCGCGGCGATGGCTGTAGCGGTCCGACTGGCAGAAACCCCTGAAATGCAGGGCAAGACCATTGTGGTGATCCTGCCCGACTCCGGCGAGCGCTACCTGTCGAGCATGTTGTTCAGTGATCTGTTTACCGAGCAGGAGACTCAGCAGTAA
- a CDS encoding DUF2442 domain-containing protein translates to MLPMKRPRLSVVQSLPDYRLALTFIDGQQLTLDLSRDLRAYPGLQSLLESGAFEGATLGDDGWSVEWPELDIQIGADTLYLDALAQNASDENTRIFIDWRARTGLALNQAAEALGVSARSITRYSSGREAVPRSLALACLGWDFLQQRDPARAAEETGRYTVTRKP, encoded by the coding sequence ATGTTACCCATGAAACGCCCGCGGCTGTCGGTCGTGCAGTCATTGCCAGATTATCGCCTCGCACTGACCTTTATCGACGGTCAGCAACTGACCCTCGATTTGAGTCGTGACCTGCGCGCCTATCCAGGCTTGCAGTCCTTGCTGGAGTCCGGCGCTTTCGAAGGTGCAACCCTGGGCGATGATGGCTGGAGTGTCGAGTGGCCTGAACTGGATATCCAGATTGGCGCGGACACGCTCTACCTGGATGCCCTGGCACAAAACGCTTCGGACGAAAACACCCGGATTTTCATCGATTGGCGCGCTCGCACCGGGTTAGCGCTCAATCAGGCTGCCGAGGCGCTGGGTGTCAGTGCACGAAGCATCACCCGCTACAGCAGTGGCCGTGAAGCGGTGCCGCGGTCGTTGGCCCTGGCGTGTCTGGGCTGGGATTTTCTGCAGCAGCGAGACCCGGCGCGAGCGGCTGAGGAGACCGGTCGCTATACCGTCACGCGCAAACCTTAA